A part of Ptychodera flava strain L36383 chromosome 11, AS_Pfla_20210202, whole genome shotgun sequence genomic DNA contains:
- the LOC139144499 gene encoding uncharacterized protein: protein MASELQQPRRSSRIRTQTEEGMAFALGTKEAQLQKLARKMTRRKEKISKMLKEEQGRSAIEKQYTKLMANFQEFVIAKDQFKSLVGGIDDYQEFSRWMDGVYSSLQGFLHSVDNWHTRSETKSHASVQDDNHSVLGKSASQVGSIVSRVSSRSSIITAIRMEDQKKAELMAKAAILKEKQALRRAQQDLRTKRQAIEEAEKDLQSKEEQLTIDTEIAMSEARKRVLSRYELDGTGNRPLPHGIKTEPPDDYPVFEERIATGGHSSDRGKNRTTDTPKERFYLGESVLSFGRRRKKATHDRIMAKEKSERDHRPEESESESGSDISEDAVSVATSRNSNRSSGSSMSKTTRDAAQWAMIRAIKKMSTVIKKFDGNIMEYRSFIDEFETKLVPTAEDDKDKLTLLRQFTEGTAHEIVQGYAGIDASEAYKGAMEELEERYGDPNKIANAYLRKILDWPQIKPDNVTSLDKFAIFLNRCKTATRCVDGLEVLEHSENMKRIVKKLPYFMQDSWSKRTTKIRQAKKKVRFEDLVDLVKSEATRLSCPDYSRQAMASLDNPVKKKRTTEKVELSFATSVTSTSKKTNQGSKKSSTSNSKPHKAQQKPCLHCQDSNHSFDSCERLIAASQEDTVDFLRNQGVCFGCLKPGHRSRQCKQKAKCSKCQGKHPTVLHQDRRPTADKDDDDSKTPIQTESTTVTVNCLTTEVEEIQPCMGTGAQDDDDSNRNKNRKILLTVIPVKAKLKGSKRMVQTYAFLDSGSAASFCTETLQRQLGAPGRKTRLTVDTTIGRGTLTCETVTGIEVYDLDCSEPPVELETVYTKPTIGVSEDFIPRQEDIMRWPHLKNIKLPRIDAEIGLMLGTGEIEAFTPLETIRGPRKTPHACRTQIGWIPWHVSRYCETGQQIHPPSFRTEIIAVEDMEEMNKLDRLVRHSIDLDFPERMIDDKREHSQEDKKFIQKVNETIELVDGHYKMGLPFKTERVRLPDNQQYALQRFKGLERKLRNNPKFHADYQKFMADILKKGYAVQVPNDELDRDDGRVWYIPHHGVYHPKKPEKIRVVFDCSAKFQGVSLNNLLLQGPDLTNNLLGVLLRFRQEPIALMADIEAMFHQVKVKEKDSDCLRFYWWPDGNIESPPRVYKMMVHLFGAVSSPSCANTALHKMADDNSHLFDNEVVDTIKRDFYVDDCLKSVEDAKKAIKLTQDLTAACKRGGFRLTKWVSNSREVLEAIPKEERAKEIKDLKLEYDCLPVERALGTSWSVESDTIGFQINIENRPATRRGILSIISSVYDPIGLAAPFILPARILLQDLCRRGIGWDAKIKDNDRKKWQRWLSDLPKLENVSAQRCYKPADFGEVKVCEIHHFSDASEYGYGVASYIRFINEDGRIHCAFLMGKARVAPLKKITIPRLELTAATVAVRMNRMLEKELDIKNDKVYFWTDSTSVIKYCANETSRFHTFVANRINIIREGSDRKQWKYVDTKSNPADDASRGLTVDKFLQNKRWLRGPDFLWKPESEWPTQEGISGALSNKDPEVKREVSVYSTVLVEQAFAVEKILLRYSNLTKLKKIVGWFLLAKKNFLDRCRKRKQNDKSNNEDTTEKSCEKPIPPLTLEKLQGAEDAIMQYVQRKHFPNEIALLQRKEQVRRYSPLYKLDPILDEGIIRVGGRLERASVSPDSKHPIVLPKDSPVSTIILQEIHKEVGHLGRNSMLAKLEKNIGFYVHLQQFATS from the coding sequence ATGGCAAGTGAACTGCAACAACCAAGGCGTAGTAGCCGTATCAGGACACAAACAGAAGAAGGTATGGCATTCGCATTAGGTACTAAGGAAGCACAGTTACAGAAACTGGCACGGAAGATGACAAGAAGAAAAGAGAAgatctcaaaaatgttaaaggAAGAACAAGGGAGGTCCGCAATCGAGAAGCAGTACACAAAATTGATGGCAAACTTTCAAGAGTTTGTCATTGCCAAAGACCAATTTAAGTCATTGGTAGGAGGCATAGACGATTATCAAGAGTTTAGTAGGTGGATGGATGGAGTATACTCATCCCTGCAAGGTTTCCTTCATAGTGTCGACAACTGGCACACTAGAAGCGAGACCAAGTCACACGCCTCAGTCCAAGATGACAACCACAGTGTACTTGGGAAGAGCGCTTCCCAAGTCGGTAGCATAGTCAGTCGCGTGTCTTCACGCTCAAGTATTATCACTGCTATACGAATGGAAGACCAAAAGAAAGCAGAGCTTATGGCAAAGGCAGCGATACTGAAGGAGAAACAAGCATTAAGAAGAGCACAGCAAGATCTACGAACCAAAAGGCAAGCCATAGAAGAGGCGGAGAAAGATCTACAATCAAAGGAAGAACAGCTGACCATAGACACAGAGATAGCTATGTCTGAAGCACGAAAAAGAGTCCTTTCGAGGTACGAATTGGATGGAACTGGAAATCGACCACTGCCGCATGGTATTAAGACTGAACCGCCAGATGACTACCCCGTGTTCGAAGAAAGAATAGCAACTGGTGGGCATTCCAGCGACAGAGGCAAAAATCGTACAACTGATACTCCCAAAGAAAGGTTCTACTTGGGGGAAAGTGTACTAAGCTTCGGCCGAAGACGAAAGAAAGCTACTCACGACAGAATAATGGCTAAAGAAAAGAGTGAAAGAGATCACCGTCCAGAAGAAAGTGAGAGTGAAAGCGGGTCCGACATTTCAGAAGACGCAGTCAGCGTAGCTACTTCCAGAAATTCCAACAGAAGTAGCGGCAGTAGCATGAGTAAGACAACACGTGACGCTGCACAGTGGGCGATGATTAGAGCAATAAAGAAAATGTCCACGGTGATAAAGAAGTTTGATGGCAACATCATGGAGTACAGATCATTCATAGACGAGTTTGAAACCAAACTCGTACCAACTGCCGAGGATGACAAAGACAAACTCACTCTGCTGAGACAGTTCACCGAAGGTACAGCCCATGAAATAGTTCAAGGGTATGCAGGCATAGACGCAAGTGAAgcatataaaggtgcaatggaGGAGCTGGAAGAGCGTTATGGTGATCCAAACAAGATAGCCAACGCCTACCTGAGAAAGATTTTAGACTGGCCTCAAATCAAGCCAGACAACGTTACGTCGTTAGACAAGTTCGCCATCTTCCTTAATCGGTGCAAGACAGCGACCCGATGTGTTGATGGACTAGAAGTACTGGAgcattcagaaaatatgaagCGGATCGTCAAGAAGCTTCCTTACTTTATGCAAGATTCTTGGAGTAAGCGCACGACAAAGATACGACAAGCCAAAAAGAAAGTAAGATTTGAAGACCTTGTCGACCTGGTGAAGTCTGAGGCTACTAGATTGTCATGCCCGGACTACAGCAGACAGGCCATGGCTAGTCTCGACAACCCGGTGAAAAAGAAGAGAACCACAGAGAAAGTGGAACTATCTTTCGCCACCAGTGTCACCAGTACCAGTAAGAAGACGAACCAAGGGAGCAAGAAGAGCAGCACTTCAAACTCCAAACCACACAAAGCTCAACAGAAGCCATGCCTGCACTGCCAAGATAGCAATCACTCTTTCGACAGTTGCGAACGATTGATTGCAGCCAGTCAAGAAGATACGGTTGACTTCCTGAGAAACCAAGGTGTATGTTTTGGCTGTCTAAAGCCTGGTCATCGAAGTAGGCAATGCAAGCAGAAAGCTAAATGCTCCAAATGCCAAGGAAAACACCCAACGGTGCTACATCAGGATCGTCGACCAACAGCTGATAAGGACGATGATGATTCCAAGACGCCAATACAGACAGAGAGCACCACCGTGACAGTAAACTGCCTCACCACAGAGGTAGAAGAAATACAGCCCTGTATGGGGACCGGTGCTCAAGACGATGATGACAGCAACAGGAACAAGAACCGCAAAATCCTGCTGACTGTTATCCCAGTCAAGGCGAAGCTGAAGGGCTCAAAAAGAATGGTACAGACCTATGCCTTTCTAGACTCAGGCAGTGCTGCATCATTCTGTACAGAAACGTTACAAAGACAGCTTGGAGCCCCGGGTAGAAAGACAAGGTTGACGGTAGACACCACAATAGGCAGAGGCACCCTCACCTGTGAGACGGTCACAGGAATAGAAGTGTACGACCTAGACTGCTCAGAGCCACCAGTAGAGCTGGAAACAGTGTACACTAAACCAACGATAGGCGTCTCTGAAGACTTCATTCCCCGCCAAGAAGACATCATGAGATGGCCACATCTGAAGAACATAAAACTTCCAAGAATAGATGCCGAAATAGGACTGATGTTAGGCACCGGAGAAATAGAAGCGTTCACCCCTCTGGAGACGATACGCGGTCCGCGTAAAACGCCTCACGCATGCAGAACGCAAATAGGGTGGATCCCCTGGCACGTATCCAGATATTGCGAAACAGGACAACAGATCCATCCTCCAAGCTTCAGAACAGAAATTATTGCTGTAGAAGACATGGAGGAAATGAACAAACTAGACAGGTTGGTGCGGCATTCCATTGACCTTGACTTTCCTGAGCGCATGATAGACGACAAAAGGGAGCACTCCCAAGAAGACAAGAAGTTCATACAGAAAGTGAACGAAACCATTGAGCTAGTagacggacactacaaaatggGACTTCCATTCAAAACCGAGAGAGTTCGACTACCCGACAACCAGCAGTATGCCTTACAACGCTTTAAAGGCCTTGAACGAAAGCTCAGAAACAACCCAAAGTTTCATGCCGATTACCAGAAGTTCATGGCAGACATACTTAAGAAGGGATATGCAGTACAAGTCCCAAATGACGAATTAGACCGAGACGACGGAAGAGTATGGTATATACCTCACCATGGAGTATATCATCCAAAGAAACCAGAGAAGATCCGTGTTGTCTTTGACTGTTCAGCGAAGTTCCAAGGGGTGTCGTTGAACAACCTACTATTACAAGGGCCGGATCTGACGAATAATCTACTAGGAGTGTTACTACGATTTCGACAGGAACCAATCGCCTTAATGGCAGATATAGAGGCTATGTTTCACCAAGTAAAAGTTAAAGAGAAGGACAGCGACTGTCTACGCTTTTATTGGTGGCCAGATGGAAACATAGAAAGCCCTCCAAGAGTCTATAAGATGATGGTTCACCTGTTCGGTGCAGTATCATCCCCGAGCTGCGCGAACACAGCACTACATAAGATGGCCGACGACAACAGCCACTTATTCGACAATGAAGTTGTGGATACAATAAAGAGAGACTTCTATGTAGATGACTGCCTCAAGTCGGTAGAAGACGCTAAGAAGGCAATCAAGTTGACACAAGATCTGACTGCTGCTTGCAAAAGGGGCGGTTTCCGTCTAACGAAGTGGGTGAGCAACAGCCGTGAAGTATTAGAAGCCATACCGAAAGAGGAAAGAGCTAAAGAAATCAAAGATTTGAAGCTGGAATACGACTGCCTCCCAGTAGAACGTGCCCTAGGTACTTCATGGTCGGTCGAGTCAGACACAATAGGATTCCAGATCAACATTGAAAACCGGCCTGCAACAAGAAGAGGCATTCTATCAATTATCAGCTCAGTATACGATCCCATTGGACTTGCAGCCCCATTCATCCTACCTGCAAGAATACTACTTCAAGACTTGTGTCGTAGAGGTATTGGTTGGGATGCAAAGATCAAAGACAACGACCGGAAGAAATGGCAAAGGTGGCTATCAGATCTTCCAAAACTAGAAAATGTATCAGCTCAGAGGTGCTACAAACCAGCAGACTTTGGCGAAGTCAAGGTATGTGAGATACATCATTTTTCTGATGCCAGTGAATATGGATATGGTGTCGCATCGTACATTAGATTCATAAACGAAGACGGAAGAATTCACTGCGCCTTCCTTATGGGGAAAGCAAGGGTTGCACCATTGAAGAAAATAACAATCCCACGCCTGGAGCTAACAGCAGCTACAGTTGCCGTGAGAATGAACAGAATGTTAGAGAAGGAGCTCGACattaagaatgacaaagtaTACTTCTGGACAGACAGTACATCAGTGATCAAGTACTGTGCCAATGAAACCTCCCGGTTCCACACCTTCGTAGCCAACCGAATCAATATCATACGTGAAGGATCAGATCGTAAACAGTGGAAGTACGTCGATACCAAGTCCAACCCAGCTGACGACGCATCAAGGGGACTGACTGTAGACAAGTTCCTGCAGAACAAAAGATGGCTGCGAGGACCAGATTTCCTGTGGAAACCAGAAAGTGAATGGCCAACACAAGAAGGCATTTCCGGAGCGCTAAGCAATAAAGACCCAGAAGTTAAGCGGGAAGTATCCGTGTACAGCACCGTATTAGTAGAGCAAGCGTTTGCAGTAGAGAAGATCCTGCTACGCTATTCCAATCTGACAAAGCTAAAGAAGATAGTTGGATGGTTCCTGCTAGCGAAGAAAAACTTCCTAGATCGTTGtcgcaaaagaaaacaaaacgatAAAAGCAACAATGAAGATACTACTGAGAAGAGTTGTGAAAAACCAATCCCACCTCTTACACTAGAGAAACTGCAAGGGGCTGAAGACGCAATCATGCAATACGTGCAACGAAAGCATTTCCCAAACGAAATAGCACTCCTACAGAGAAAGGAACAAGTCAGGAGATACAGCCCGTTGTATAAGCTAGATCCAATCTTGGATGAGGGAATAATACGAGTTGGCGGACGCCTGGAACGTGCCTCAGTATCACCAGACAGCAAGCACCCGATAGTGCTGCCTAAAGACTCACCAGTGTCAACAATCATCCTCCAAGAAATCCACAAAGAAGTCGGACACCTTGGAAGGAATTCAATGCTGGCAAAGTTAGAGAAAAATATTGGATTCTACGTGCACCTACAGCAATTCGCAACCTCATAG
- the LOC139144500 gene encoding uncharacterized protein, which produces MSDLPKDRITPEEPPFTRTGVDYFGPIDVKRGRVTVKRYGVIFTCMAIRAVHLEVACSLDTDSCINAIRRFIARRGQVRSIRSDNGTNFVAANKELKESIGKWNQEKIAEALHQQDIKWEFNPPAGSHFGGVWERHIRTVRKIIFSLLKEQPLRMTDEALQTLFCEVEAIINSRPITRQSEDQTI; this is translated from the coding sequence ATGTCGGACCTACCCAAGGACCGCATTACCCCCGAAGAACCACCTTTCACACGCACAGGTGTTGATTACTTCGGACCAATAGATGTCAAACGTGGCCGTGTCACTGTGAAGAGGTATGGAGTGATTTTCACATGCATGGCGATTCGTGCGGTACACCTAGAGGTAGCCTGCTCATTAGACACAGATTCGTGCATCAACGCCATTAGAAGATTTATAGCACGAAGAGGACAAGTTAGGTCCATCAGATCAGACAACGGGACTAACTTCGTCGCAGCCAACAAAGAGCTGAAGGAGAGTATCGGGAAATGGAACCAAGAGAAGATAGCCGAAGCGCTCCATCAACAAGACATCAAATGGGAATTCAACCCCCCAGCAGGTTCCCATTTCGGAGGAGTATGGGAGCGTCACATCAGAACCGTAAGGAAAATTATCTTTTCCTTGCTCAAAGAACAACCACTTCGTATGACAGACGAAGCACTCCAAACACTGTTCTGTGAAGTGGAAGCCATAATAAACAGCCGACCAATCACCAGGCAATCAGAAGATCAAACGATCTAG
- the LOC139144126 gene encoding uncharacterized protein has protein sequence MTSQTREICKVDENYVCSLQDRRSRSHFACKSLSTFFPYILLFYFSKNKSFHFWQGGARNLQEGTTPLLPYSGRTLDRLNGLVAVYNHLTSNCVYEDGSEKSKPFITFDEGLEVFLGYKTTYVSQTLTHDDKHSFLNALLHPKWGLTVHVITMEATHCRYIVLRPDDVDLEIFLDEFCKSNEDTDERLACEKETIKNILATVDTEWDRKVARVLLGTNRSRLQLDSMGIDSDDIAKSTLQVCEVANEWQNAKQAAQDLVMLRLKERKRKLKETIQQEENVVKKKTGRWAQSVIDDLEENIVSNKVRLEETESLIQSDTKANKRKLNQMSKRQAQHLMEENRIKKRRLTNQGAPRLLDSEDEEFIGKSIEDKATYHGRRHSMVMYTNRRVKRRDLLNIANYRLLQKNKRLIKSSTTVYNLSKPKRCTSMQAKRHIGRGLFCCKKPPKAEDLDNENTHYQRAHVKNVKNAFFSEASKTTSHLCMMQSTDDKAYLRPGTSEGFEKTRSQKILSSTDIEHARKLPKYDWPEKLVYQTPGTHRLFTKAPAMSDTGNEILITNHDDHFVFVRPKAIVGSSGSVWASEFVHIRQEHPDVVEVDPDKYGSPRYSVTFRQTLATLHDALFQYVDMSVQSDMTRITQSKDCTHKQYEKERLDHLSKQVEKAVSSFHKQKAQESEINIFASRIVPKINQMTAELTKVKNNIEHFKSIQEVLDGNDELTVKCNDILETLNDLELPPVRCHWADLTDAGPGVGISNTEVRFRDAEIARMYNSDYRTRVHRSRGDSGQNEAERTNSAIGDAVVDGSTIEWEKIKRFDGMTREEIEKMSVKEYEEYEARRMTQNAWIVAKEVVSRIDGAPVLGQYITGCLADKPEDAFFFNRQYLLQYMAATSSSKSTTPGSGYIEKILEFISTHYSFGELYMDYLKLGCKEKAGEPCEFCCKHSWIGPQMSRIPQPVPDNEKPGHYMAVEKTPLVDDKGQPRQPDDWQPRANIIKKFKAGEMSADTPDKVQDFANTFCVEPKHVESYLSHLQNLRHLQTIRTQDRVSKRRDRACKDYSDYDWLDLVLNGKLGTLILSELDKYLEYNKLSKKGTKSDKIKAISCDVLRKTEGKTAMEKIREAENSDSESETSDSEDDVVLEEVGNKSDNDICTDTDANESGGDDDGKLIVTTRSGRVAGSWRLLYV, from the exons atgacatcacaaactcgcgagatttgcaaggtcgatgagaattacgtttgcagtctgcaggatcgacgctcacgctcgcattttgcttgtaaatcactgtcaacttttttcccgtacattttattgttttatttttcaaaaaataaatcttttcatttctggcaagggggcgctcggaatttacaagagggcaccacgcccctgttaccttattcagggagaacactggacAGATTAAATGGCCTAGTGGCTGTATACAACCATTTAACATCAAACTGTGTCTATGAAGATGGTAGTGAGAAATCAAAACCATTCATAACATTTGATGAAGGTCTTGAAGTCTTTTTGGGATATAAGACAACATATGTGAGCCAGACATTGACTCATGATGACAAGCATAGCTTCTTGAATGCCTTACTACATCCAAAATGGGGATTAACTGTTCATGTCATCACTATGGAAGCTACTCATTGTAGATACATAGTATTGAGGCCAGATGATGTTGACTTAGAAATATTCCTAGATGAGTTCTGCAAAAGTAATGAAGACACAGATGAGCGATTAGCCTGTGAGAAAGAGACAATAAAAAACATCCTAGCAACTGTTGATACAGAATGGGACAGAAAAGTGGCTCGTGTACTTCTAGGCACCAATCGATCAAGGCTTCAGTTGGATAGCATGGGAATAGATTCTGATGATATTGCGAAAAGTACATTGCAG GTGTGTGAAGTAGCAAATGAATGGCAAAATGCAAAACAAGCTGCTCAAGATCTTGTTATGCTGCGTTTGAAAGAAAGGAAACGTAAACTTAAAGAAACCATACAACAAGAGGAAAATGTTGTGAAAAAGAAAACTGGAAGATGGGCACAAAGTGTAATTGATGACTTGGAGGAGAATATAGTTAGCAATAAAGTCAGACTTGAAGAGACAGAAAGCCTGATACAGTCAGACACCAaagcaaacaaaagaaaacttaaTCAGATGTCAAAACGGCAGGCACAACACCTCATGGAAGAAAACCGTATCAAAAAAAGACGCCTTACCAATCAGGGTGCCCCCAGACTTTTAGACAGTGAAGATGAAGAGTTCATAGGCAAAAGTATTGAAGACAAAGCAACATATCATGGAAGACGCCATTCAATGGTGATGTATACAAACAGGCGAGTCAAAAGGAGAGATCTGCTCAATATTGCAAACTACAGGCTGctacagaaaaacaaaagactaaTAAAATCATCTACCACAGTGTACAATCTATCTAAACCTAAAAGGTGTACATCAATGCAAGCTAAAAGACACATTGGACGAGGACTGTTCTGCTGCAAGAAACCACCAAAAGCTGAGGATCTTGACAACGAAAATACACATTATCAGCGTGCCcatgtgaaaaatgtgaaaaatgcaTTCTTCTCAGAAGCTTCCAAGACCACATCTCATTTATGCATGATGCAGAGCACAGATGATAAAGCCTACCTGCGTCCAGGTACTTCAGAAGGTTTTGAAAAGACTCGTTCACAAAAAATCCTGTCATCAACTGACATTGAACATGCCAGAAAGCTTCCAAAATATGACTGGCCAGAAAAACTTGTCTATCAGACACCTGGAACTCACCGTCTTTTCACCAAAGCCCCTGCAATGAGTGACACTGGGAATGAGATACTGATCACAAACCATGATGATCACTTTGTTTTTGTTCGTCCAAAGGCCATAGTGGGGTCTTCTGGTAGTGTTTGGgccagtgaatttgtacatATCAGACAAGAACACCCAGATGTGGTTGAAGTTGATCCTGACAAGTACGGGTCTCCAAGGTATTCAGTCACATTTCGTCAGACGCTTGCAACATTGCATGATGCCTTGTTCCAGTATGTTGATATGTCTGTTCAGTCTGACATGACAAGGATTACCCAGTCTAAAGATTGCACACACAAGCAGTATGAAAAAGAAAGACTTGATCACTTATCAAAGCAAGTAGAAAAGGCTGTAAGTTCCTTTCACAAACAAAAAGCACAAGAATCTGAGATCAACATTTTTGCATCAAGAATTGTCCCAAAGATAAACCAGATGACTGCAGAACTTACAAAAGTAAAGAACaacattgaacatttcaaatccATCCAAGAAGTTCTTGATGGTAATGATGAACTCACAGTCAAGTGTAATGATATCTTGGAAACTTTAAATGACCTTGAGCTGCCTCCAGTGAGATGCCACTGGGCCGACCTAACTGATGCTGGACCAGGTGTTGGTATATCTAATACTGAAGTTCGGTTCCGAGACGCTGAGATTGCTCGCATGTACAACTCTGATTACCGCACACGAGTGCATAGATCAAGAGGGGACAGTGGACAGAATGAGGCCGAACGCACAAACTCTGCTATCGGAGATGCTGTTGTTGATGGCAGTACAatagagtgggaaaaaataaagaggtTTGATGGGATGACAAGAGAGGAGATTGAGAAGATGTCTGTGAAAGAGTACGAGGAATATGAAGCTAGACGGATGACTCAGAATGCATGGATTGTTGCTAAGGAAGTAGTCAGTAGAATTGATGGAGCCCCTGTTTTGGGTCAGTACATTACTGGATGTCTTGCTGATAAACCTGAGGATGCTTTTTTCTTTAACAGGCAATATTTACTTCAGTATATGGCTGCAACATCCAGTTCAAAAAGCACAACACCGGGATCTGGTTACATTGAGAAAATACTGGAATTCATCTCTACACACTACTCATTTGGAGAACTATACATGGATTACCTGAAGCTGGGTTGCAAGGAAAAAGCAGGAGAACCATGCGAGTTCTGTTGCAAACACAGTTGGATTGGACCTCAGATGAGCAGAATTCCTCAGCCAGTCCCTGACAATGAGAAACCAGGCCATTACATGGCAGTTGAAAAAACACCATTGGTTGATGACAAAGGTCAGCCAAGGCAGCCAGACGATTGGCAACCAAGGGCTAACATTATAAAGAAATTCAAGGCTGGTGAAATGAGTGCAGATACTCCAGATAAAGTACAAGACTTTGCTAACACATTTTGTGTAGAACCAAAACATGTTGAATCATACCTTTCTCATCTGCAGAATTTGAGACATTTACAAACAATTCGTACGCAAGATCGGGTGAGTAAAAGAAGAGATAGAGCATGTAAAGACTACAGTGACTATGACTGGCTTGATTTGGTCTTGAATGGAAAGTTGGGTACTCTCATCCTATCAGAACTTGATAAGTATCTAGAATACAATAAACTGAGTAAGAAGGGCACTAAAAGTGACAAGATAAAGGCTATCAGCTGTGACGTATTGAGGAAGACGGAGGGAAAGACAGCCATGGAAAAGATCCGGGAAGCTGAGAATAGTGACAGTGAAAGTGAAACATCGGACAGTGAAGATGATGTTGTGTTGGAAGAAGTTGGCAACAAGAGTGACAATGACATTTGTACAGACACTGATGCCAATGAgagtggtggtgatgatgatggaaAACTAATTGTAACAACAAGATCTGGGAGAGTAGCAGGATCCTGGAGATTGTTATATGTATGA